The DNA window tggggaactaagatcccacatgccatggagcaactaagcctgcatgctgcaactactgagcctgcgcaccacaactagataGAAGCccaagaagcccgtgtgccatatgaagagcctgcacactgcaactaagacacgatgcagcccaaaataaataaataaataattttaagaaaggaaaaaaatctcttcagaaatgaagactaaatTAGAAGGAATATAAGACTAAGTAAATGTAATAGATAATGCCTTAAGAGAAATAGAaggtaaaattttttaagttgaaaataaatgaagagatatagaGAATACATACTAAAAgctaaaatcaaggaaaaaaaatttaaaccactaCATATTGAAATAACACACTGCGTATATAAGATTATCAACTCAGAATGACCAACACAGTCATGTTCTAGTAAAATTATTgaactttaaggaaaaaattattatttcatcatGTAGGCAAAAAGAGCAAGTAACctagaaaaggggaaaattataTTGTCATTAGACTGTTTGACAGgaacgatttatgtcagagaaatTAGGGTAACATAACTAAGATATACTTAAGGCAAAAAAAATGTAAGctaaggggttttttttgtttgttttttggccacaccacaagGCATGAGGGACCTCCTGACCatggattgaacctgtgccccctgcagtggaagcatggagtcttaaccactggaccgccagggaagtcccaaggctaaGGGTTTTATACCCAGCAAAATTGACttgggggtgtggagaaaagggaatcctcttgcactgttggtgggaatgtaaattgatacagccactatggagaacagtatggaggttccttaaaaaactaaaaatagaattaccatatgaccaagcaatcccactactgggcatataccctgagaaaaccataattcaaaaagacacatgcaccccaatgttcattgcagcactatttacaatagccagatcatggaagcaacctaaatgcccatcaacagaagactggataaagaagatgtggtacatatatacaatggaatgttactcagacaaaaaaggaacgaaattgggtcttttgtagagacatggatggacctagagactgtcatacagagtgaagtaagtcagaaagagaaaaacaaatatcgtatattaatgcatatatgtggaatctagaaaaatggtacagatgaaccggtttgcaaggcagaaatagagacatagatgtagagacgaaacttatggacaccaaggtggtaaagccgggggtggtggtggtggtggtggtggtgggatgaattgggagattgggattgacatgtatacactaatatgcataaaatagataactaataagaacctgctgtataaaaaaataataataaaataaaattttaaaaaaattgacttGGAAGTTTGAAGGGCACACACAACTGTTACCAGTATTCAATAACTAAGAGAATGTAGATTCCATGAGCTCTCCCTGAAGGATCTAgaaaaaagctttacaaacaaaaTGATTACAGCAACATCAACATATGGACTGGTGGTAAgccatatatagatagatagatggatatagatataaatataaatatatgtataacttgtAGAACTAAGAATAAAtatatctgtatgttttctttttcctctaaccCTTCCTTTTGTGAACAATTTAGTCCAAAGCCATTAGGTGGGACCAAGCAAGGGAGGCAAATGTGTGAAGCAGAAAATGGTGCAGAGCCACAGTGGCCCAGCATGAGATGTGAGGAAGACATCTAAGCAGGGATGTGGCAGTGACAGTGACCTGATGTAGGTTGTTGGAGCCACAGTAGGATAAAGGGGGTGTGTACTTGGAGAGATGGTCCATAGTAAGGTATGGGAGCCTGAGTCAGGTacagagaaaatcttcatgaGGGGATGGTGCAGTAGGATGTTggagctggagcagagtgaggagGGCATTGGCGAAGGGATGGAGTTGGTGGCAGTGATGGGAGATTGGTTATGCATAAGAGAattgatttacatatatagagaggataatgggagccaggtttctcactttCACTTTCAGAAAAGGGAATAACaaatatggaaagggagaaagttAGAATACGCTATGCCCAGTAGTGTTGGATTGAAATTGGAGATACTGGTGTAAACCTGTAGTTTTCAGTAGATAGatagtagataactaataagttATCTACTATCTACtaataagtagatagatagatagatatagaaataaatattgatgTAAATGTATGTGCATAGCTCTCTCCACTGAGAAGTCTTGGGGACAGCAATATCTCAGTAATGAGCTCACCTAGGGActaaatcttggtttctaaataccactctcaggaattccctggcagtccagcagttagaactctgtgctctcactgccaagggcccaagttcgattcctggttggggaactaaaatcccacaagctactcggccaaaaacaaacaaacaaacaaacaaacaaacaaaaaggaataaataccAGTTTCCACTACAAGGAATCAAGGccctttggagaaatgactgattccaggGCTGGTGCAGAGAAAgtatgagcctggaacatctgtTTTGCCAAAAAGTAACAATGTGCTCAAATAATGATGGGGACACGTTAAAAGGACCCAGAGgccagttttctttaaaattgatttttattggagtatagttgatttacaatgttgttagaagccagtttgaaaaggctctcactggccaaatctggaatAATTTGAGCATCAGAATGAATGTTTAAATCTATGAgttcataaaaatacaaaaaatgctaaCTGGTCACACTTAGATAATGATGGGGCAAAATCATTTCAAAAGtctttaaagagaaagaataaagcatTTATCTGACCTTTCTTATATGAGCTTAACACTGGGTAACCAAAAAAGTAGATGAGAAAATTGTCTCCTTATGGAAATATTCAAGTTAATGAATGAAAACTAAGTTATAGAAATAGAATATCATTATTGTGCAATGCGAAATGAAATAACTGAACAGAAGCAATTGCtaacatcacaagaaaaagagacAACCAGACACAATGGGCCTCCTGGTGAAAAAACACACCACCACTTACAGTCTTGCCAAAGGCATCAAACCTGAGTCTGAACAGACCTCTGGATTGAGCTGTCCATGTGCAGGAACTGCAGAGGACTGAGGAACATGCTGAACTAAACTATTAGTATGCAATCAGCAAAACCCAGACTGTGGGCAGAAAGTAAGGTATACAGATCAAACATCCTGGGGTCTTTAACAGATACACTGTTATGAAAAGAAAGGGCTAGAGGAGGAAATCTGTagattaaaaaactcaaaatacatataaaatcaaataaatgggAAATCTGAAGTATAGTGTCCAGGGAAGCACACTTGGATGATGAAACTATAAAGAAATCCAAGGGGATAATTATCATAAAAGTCAGGAGAGTGGTTATTTTCTAGGAGAGGGGAACAATTGTGATGGGAACTGGGCTAGCTGGAGAAGCTCCATTTCTCAATTTAGATGGTAGTTTCAAGGGTGTTGGCCTTAAAATAATTCAAGTCATGTATTTGTTTTGTGTGATTTTctatatgtgtgttttatttttcagttataaaggTAAAAAAACCAAATCATGGACTTTTGATTCCAGATGTGGTAGGCTGATAATGGCTTCTCAAGATATATCCACagcctaatccctggaacctgtgaatgttaccttttttgaaaaataagaaaaaagggtttttctttggaaaaagggttttttttttcctccagatgtGATTAAACTAAGGATCTTTAAATGAAGAGACTATAATGGATTacctgggtgggccctaaatgtaaccacaagtgtccttataagagaaaagcagaggggGATTTGACCAAGAGGAGAAGGTGAGAAGAAGATGGagagagattggagtgatgtacCCACATGCCAAAGAACACCAAATAAtgccagaagctagaagagacaaggaatgaaTCTCCCTCCAGACCCtccagagggagtgtggccctgatGTTGCCTTGCTTTCAGATTCTGCCctctagaattgtgagagaatcaatttctgttgttttaagccactaagattgTGGTTATTTGCTATAGCATCCACAGGAAACCAATACACCAATACACCAATAAACCAATACAGGTAAGCTGTAGATCATGGCAGGTCAGTCTTCCTCCTGCAATAAGAAGctagaaaaactacaaaaaacatgttttttaaaggCAACAAGGGGATGTCAAAGGAATGAGGACGAGATCAAGTAAAATTCCAGAGACAGGAGAATGTTTCTGAAGTGAGCTGAGCACAGGCTGAAGATAAGGCCTAACCTAGACAGAATGCCTCTGCCTGGGGAAAAGAAATCACCAAAGATTTTGGTGGTCATGCAATGCTGGAGTgacaagttaaaattttaaagggcCTCTAATGATGGCTAGTTTTATCTATGGAAAATTTGCAGAACTCCTGGAATGTTCATGAGGCTGGAGAGTTGGGTTAAAAGCTTCTAAAAGGCACAATGAATCTCCCACAATCTGGCATTATTGATTAGGAAGTGAAGACCTGCTGaggcagggaaaggagaagagccTCAACTACTCAACTGGTATCCTCCTCAAGATATTTGCCAGATTTTGAGACTCCCTGGAACAGGAGCTTGCAGAGCTGGCATCTTCTTCAGTACTTCAGAGCTAAAGAGATGAATACCTGCCCAGCTTTCAGTCAAAAGATTGTGAGGAACATGCCTGAAGAATATGGATGAACCAGACTGAAACAGCAACCCAACCCTGAGACAGCCTAATCCTTGACTGGATTGAGGTGAATCAGTCCCTCACCCTATCTGCCTAATAGGAAAAAGTGAGAACGCTCTCTGGTGGAAGAGAACATGATATGGAGCCTTCTGTAGTTATTCATAATTTCTGGCAAACAATTAAAAAGCATAAGacttgtaaagagaaaaaaatatgaccaaaatgaaaagaaaaaaaatataaaaagactcaTAGATGATCCAGATACTAGAATTAGCatacaagaatataaaaataacaatgattaacatgttaaagaaaatagcaaaaattatggacatataaatgaaaatgaatttaaacagaaaattggAATCTATAAAAAACTCAAATGgacattctagaactgaaaaacaaacaaacaaacaaaaagccaaaatcTGAAATGTAAGGGTTTAACAGCAGATTGGGCAcagaattagtgaactggaagatatgTCAGTAGAAAACatccaaactgaaacacagagataaaaaagaatggaaaacaaaaagaaagtaagaagcaTAGGAGACATGCTCAAATATCTAGCACATGTTTAACTGGAgtcttaaaaaagagaagagagaatattgggaaaaagcaatatttaaagagataatggctgagaaatttccaaaactgatgaGAGATATCaaaccacagattcaagaagctcagcaaaCCCAAGCAGGATAGATACAAATAAAACCATGGCTAGGCATATCCTAGTAACACTGTTGAACATCAGAGACACTGTTGGGTATCTTAAAAGAAGTCAGAAGAAAAAAGCCCCATTATCTTCAAAGAAACAACAGTATAACTAACAGATGACTTCTCAACAAaaacaatggaagccagaaaaaaatgaaataacatatttaaagttccaaaagaaaataactgtcaacctagaattctataccaaaaggaaaaaaatgccacaaaatataaattttaaagatatctttaccaaaacaatcttgaaaaagaagaataatgtcTTGTAcagtctgatttcaaaacttactacaaagctacagtaatcaaaacagtgtggtactgtcataaagacaaacatatagactaatggaataaaatagagaacccagaaataaaccctcacatatgaTCAATgatttcaacaagggtgccaagaacattcaatgaggaaaagacagtcttttcaacaaacgatgttgagaaaactggatgcctacatgtataagaatgaagttagacccttaccttacaccacagacaaaatttaactcaaaatggataagagATCTAAACATAAGGACTAAAagtacaaaactcttagaggaaaacatagtggAAATTCTTCTTAACATTGCATTTcgtaatgatttcttggatatgacatcaaaagtatGGATATGATATCAAAAGTATGggcaacaaaaaaagataaacaggaCCACATCAAAATCGGAatcttttgtgcatcaaaggacactgttGAAAGACaatctgtttctgcttttgtggAACTTTTGCTTTAGCAAGGCAGTCTTTAGACAAGTGTGACACATGCTGCAAGAGAGGTATTGCAGAACTGAGTTATAGAGGATGTAAAATTACAGAAATCCTCAGGGCATACCCACAGGGTAGTGCAGCCATGGACAAGCtagacacattttctttctcatctttctgttACAGCCCCCTGGAGCCAGGCCCTGAGCAGGTCAAGAAATGATCCTTAACTCTTTTGGAGTTGAAGTTTCAAATACCACTTCTCCTAAAATATGGAGCAGTGAAAATGTTTGTGAGGTGGTGGTGACGGTGATTATTAATTCCAATGTAGTCTAGTGTTATTCTTTTCTTAGAATTTCAAGACATTCCCCATAACCAGGGATACCCTGACATGTTACAAAACCAGTCTGGTGATTATTGACTTAAAAGCTCGAACACTGGTGAGAGCTAAATACGAATTAAACTCGAAGTAATAGCCAACCATAGAAAACTGGGCAAACTTAAAAATGACTTTCCAGATAATACCAGACCtgctttaaaaaagagaagaaacttcTTATAAGTTTCCCTTGTTTCAGTTTAACTTACGTCTTGTTGTTTTCATCTTAGCACAAAAGGCATGCTGGTCACCTTCCTCTGAATAGTGCATCATCAAATGTTAGTGGTTTGCTTTCCCTGTCATCCTACTCTCAGGCTGAATGATTCTAGAtcctttcacttttcttcttttagactCTGTGGAATTTAACCACCTGCCTGATCTCTGGGACTGGTACTGGCCCTACCAGAGCCTTAATCTAGGGACCTTAAAAGGAGTGAGACCAGAAGCCAGCAAGCCACCTCAGGCCACTTCTAAACAAGGATATAGCCAATTAATTGATGGCTAATTGCTTTAAAGTTCATATGAAGAGGACTCTGGTGGCTATGAAAGTGAAGTATTCAAGCAGTTCTAGAGGAATCCCAGTAAGCCTTTTGTCATTACAAAAGAcacctgaggggcttccctggtggcgcagtggttgagaatctgcctgccaatgcaggcgacacgggttcgagccctggtctgggaagatcccacatgccgcggagcaactaggcccgtgagccacaattactgagcctgcgcgtctggagcctgtgctccgcaacgagagaggccttgagagtgagaggcccgcgcaccgcgatgaagagtggcccccgcttgccacaactagagaaagccctcgcacagaaacgaagacccaacacagccataaataaataaaaatttaaaaaataataataaaaaaataaataaataaataaaataaataaaaaaaaaaaaaaaaaaaagacacctgcTATTTGTCCAGGTAAGCCTCAGAGAGGTCCAAGAGTCACCTGGAATATGGGGTTTGCGAGAAGGTGGCTACTACTTTGAAGAAAAAATCTACTACCTAGTTTTCAAGTCCCAAAGGTGATACAAAGAGCATCATTTGGGTGCCTCTAACACAAGATCTTGACCCTTCCCATTCCAAGGTTTCATgacctaataaaatattttatttcaattaggCTAAAATTTTATGCATTGCTTTGGTTCAAATTAActcagggaattttaaaaaacaaaactgatttgGTTTCCTGCtgagtgaaaaattttaaaactagttGTGAAGGGAGTTGTGGCAAAGTAGTGGTTTTAGGTTCACTGTTTGATTCTAGACACTGCTTCCAGCCCTTGCTACAGAACCACATTGAGAAGGGAACGCCTGTAATTTAGTTACACTCCCACAGTCAATGGAATTTTTCTGATGTTTAAGAGGTAGGCAAGAGCCTTTGACAATTAGGAAACTTTCAGAGATTTGTCCAAGGTCCTACAGAGTGAGTGATCCATCTGAGATATCATACACCCCAAGGTACGCGCAACTGTATGATTCCTTTTTTAATTCTGAGTTTGAAGACTCAGATCTTCTACTACTTGCTGTGTGATCGGGTAAATCACTACACAAGTCTCggtttcttatctataaaatgggtcgAACATGCCACATGATCCTGGGTTCACTGTTAGCTTcgtgtgggttttttgtttttgtttttgataaggatccaaaaaggaaaggagaatttCTGCTTCCTCGCTCAGCGTCAGTGTCTTGAAGTGCCCCGCCCCCCCATCCACCCCCGACCCATACCCATCTCCCACACCACCCACCCCTTCCTTGAATTTGTGCGTCAGAATACTGTTCTAGTCCAGACTCTACCGCGATGTGATACGACGTCTGGCAACTCCACATCTCTGGGTTTTGGTCTCCTCCCAGGACACTGGTACGGTCGGCTCTGACCTTATCAACATGGCAGCTGGAAGTGGCTtgcaggaagaagaaaggtgTGGCACTGAAGGATCACTTCCGCTTCCGTCGGCCACAATGCTTTCGTTTCTCGTGCTACCGTGACTAAGATGGAAGCGCTTTTGGAGTCGCGGTGCGGACTTTGGGCCGGCATTCCGGCCCCTGGGCAGTTTTACCGCATCCCGCCCACTCCCGGTTCCTCTGTGGACCCGGCGTCCGCGCTCTATGGGGGTCCGATTACGCGCACCCAGTAAGCTCTCGGCGCCTTAGCCTGCGCATGGGGAGGGACCGTGGGGCCTGTTGCGGCCGGCAGGTTCTGGGAGCCGGGGAAGGCGAGGGAGGCACCCCGGGGCGCACTAACAGCCGGGGAGCTCGGGGAGGAGGGTCCCGGAGAATGAAAGGAGCCGTGGAAAGTCAGAGGCGGAACCCACAACGTGGGAAGCGGGCTCAGGCTCTCCCCCCGCGTCGCCCCTCGCCAGACCACCCTCTCTCTCCAGGAACCCCATGGTGACCGGGACCTCGGTCCTGGGCGTCAAGTTTGAGGGCGGAGTGGTGATTGCAGCAGACATGCTGGGCTCCTACGGTTCCTTGGCTCGTTTCCGCAACATCTCTCGCATTATGCGAGTCAACAACAGCACCATGCTGGGTGCTTCCGGAGACTACGCTGATTTCCAATATTTGAAGCAAGTTCTCGGCCAAATGGTGTAAGTCATCTCGAGAATAGGAGTAGTTTCCAAGTGGGGAGGAGAATCCACTGTTTTTTATCCCCTCAAGAAATTCTAGGGTGGAGAGACTTGAAACTGCAGCAGAGGACAGGGAGACTTGGCGTGGAAGATGTGAGAATGTTTGCAAATAAGTAGTTTATTTTAGTGGGTTTAAATGGGGAAGATTGTGGTAACGTCTTTTGGGGGTGGATGGAAACCCCGActtctgttctttcccttttttcacaACCAATTCTTTTTAAGGATCGATGAGGAGCTGTTGGGAGATGGACACAGCTATAGCCCTAAAGCTATTCATTCATGGCTGACCAGGGCTACGTATAGCCGGCGCTCCAAGATGAACCCCCTGTGGAACACCATGGTCATTGGAGGCTATGCTGATGGAGAGAGGTTGACTtgaatacaaataactcatttcctTGACCTACCCAATCTCTAGTGCCTGTGTAGTGTCTGTCTCTTCCCCCTGAGTGACTCCCACTTCTACCTCAGACCCCATGGCCCCATCCTTCAGCTAAGATACAGAAACCTAAGATGACCTATTGTGTCCTGTTAGCTTCCTGGGTTACGTGGACATGCTTGGTGTAGCCTATGAAGCCCCTTCGGTGGCCACTGGTTATGGTGCATACTTGGCTCAGGTAAGTAGCCAGTTGAGGGACGAGGGATAGGAGAAGACAGAAGGCGGTGGGGGTTATTGGTTGTCTGCTTGTTCTACCCTTGAAATTCTGACATGAGGAACAGGCTAGGATCTGTACTGCTGGGCGGATGGTTTTCTTTTTGGTCCAGAGGCCATAATGACAAGGTGGGGTATGTCCTGGAGGGAGTCAGTATACATGTGCAAAGAGAGGACACCCTAGAATTTCCCCTTCAAGTGGGTCTTAGCACAAGTAAGCAGAGTTCATTTTGCTGAGGCAATAGGTGGAATGTCGCCTTTTCACACATTTATGATTCTTTTCACACCGTGGATTTGCGACATATCGCCTATCGCCTGGTATTCAGCTCGTGATATCTCCCATGTTTTTTCCCCCGATATCCCTAGCCTCTGCTGCGAGAAGTTCTGGAGAAGAAGCCAGTGCTGAGCCAGACTGAGGCCCAAGAGCTAGTGGAACGCTGCATGCGAGTGCTGTACTATCGAGATGCCCGTTCTTATAACCGGGTGAGCAGTGTGAATAATAAGTGATGCAGATCTAATTGGCAGGCTTTGCAATCCCCGAGTCTCTAAACTTTGAAGAACAGAGTGCCCCATTTCTGTGTCTCCTGTTTTCACATTTGGGAAAGACCCTCAACTTGACCTTTGACCAGGGACTTCTTTCACATAAGGGTTGGCATTTTCATTGAAGAGCTCTGCTTTCTTTCAGTTTCAAATCGCCACTGTAACTGAAAAAGGTGTTGAAATAGAGGGACCCCTGTCTGCAGAGACCAGCTGGGATATTGCCCACATGATCAGGTgattgaaattaaaattacagtaGAAAAGATAATTGGGAGATCCCTTGGTTGCAGTAAGCTTGGTTTTTCTGGAGGTCTCAACCAAAAAATTCTCTGGGTGGCAAGGGTCTGGGCTGAGGATAGAGCTGCTTTTACGAATTGATTCCTCACTCTATGGCTTCACAATTTTATTATGATCTCTTCCTTTTTAGTGGCTTTGAATGAAATACAGAGGCATTATCCAGAACTGAAGTTGTACGCTTCTTCTAACTTTGAACTTGGCTGGTTCAAAGGTActattcttttgtaaaataaatccTTTGAAACACTTGCTGAGTGGTTGTACTGTTTGACTAGGTCACACCAAGAGTGAAACTGCTAAGTACTGCTGTGTGCCATCTCCCTCCCTGGTCAGAGAACCCTTTGGTTCTTGGTTCTGGTAGCATATATACAGAATGGTCTTCATGATAATACCGAAGACCCATTACTGTCTTCGTTTGGGTCTGTATGGAAGGCTGCTTTGTATAGAAGTCAGACTTAATCTTTGTGTAGTAACATAATTAGCTTttgtgtttaacatttttcttcaacGTTTTTACCCATGCACTAGTCTAAAATACAGACTTTCTGGTTAATGTTGGCTCTATATGTGATTTTAGTTAAAACATCATTTCAAAGATGGAAATGTAACATCTAGTAGAGCTGTATAAGGTTACTCCCAAACTGGAACTAACAGCCTTGATCCCACACCCGTCCAACCTCCTCACCCTTCATGGGGAATACTAAGTAATTTCGACATTTAAGCTAAGTCTACTACTAATTTCTAGCACTGTCAGAAGACCTCTTACAAGTATTGTGTTCACTAAGTCCTAGGTGTAGTGGTGAGTCAAATCAATTCGGGTTATTAGCCAGTTCCATCACCAGGATGGTGTTaaacccaaattttaaaaaaacaccctgggtgattctgatgcatatcCTCTCTAAACCTCTTTTTGAGAAACTAGTATAGGCAGTAAACCCCAAAACCATTACAGGCATATCTTGTTTTTtatgctttgcagatactgcagtgttgttttacaaactgaaggtctgtggcaaccctgcactgAGAAAGTCTTGGTGCCATATTTCCAGTAGCGTTTGCTTACTTTGTGTCTATGTCACATTTGGtgattcttgcaatatttcaaactttttcattattttatctgatatggtGATCAGCAGTGATCTTTGACGTTACTACTCCAAAAAAGAtgacaacttgctgaaggctcggGGTGGTCAGCATTTTTggcaataaactatttttaaattaaggtatataatTTTTTAGACATAGTGTTATTGCACATTTAATATACTATAGTATAAACTTacatgcactggaaaaccaaaaacactGTGACTCGCTTTGCTGTGATAGTTGCTTCACTGCAGTGGTCTGGACCCCAACCtacagtatctccaaggtatgcctgtatagaAATTCAGTGAGGTGAGAGCtgagagagaaatcaaaacccCTCCACTTGTATTACCCATGATTACAACTAGAAAAttcaagcaaaagaaaactaTCAGCTTTCAATTTGCATCTTCCACACATTCAGTCTCAACACAAAGtagtcaataaatacttgtttattgattaaactgaattataaaaaacaaaacaaaaaaaacttcctaTACTACGAAGCCATGCAGGCAGAATCCACAAAGGTAACTTCCTGGCCAAAACCCAGCTGATCCACTGTTGGTATTATGGCCTTAAAAAAATTACCCATTGAGAAAGTCATACAGTGTGCAGAGGCCAGGAACCCAGCTCTACTAAATCTGGGGCTGCTGCGGAGACTACCAAAGAGAAGGATTAAGTCACTGCAGATAGAGTTGACCATAGTTCTTGAACTTTCTGAAAGGCAAAGTTTTGACTCAAAAGTCCATATTCTGTCAAAATGGCATCAGGCAAAAAGCTGGGGAAGAGAAGCCCAGGTGGATCCTCAGTTCAGTTTTCAGATGCCATGGGTTCACAAAGCTGGCCAAGCTGTTTATGGAAGGGAATACTCCAGTTCACTATATTATAGTGTGCTGGgagttaaaaaacacaaaaaaaaacgGATGAGGAGAAACAGGTGGTAACAAATGTCACACCTGTACCACCAGGCCCATCACATCTTGAGAATCTCCCAGTCTGTGAAAGCCTGCTCAAATAGGGTCACCTAGAAAAAAACCACATTGTTTATAAATCCATTtcccctcatttttttaaatgttccacttatgtacattttaaagatgaaccATTTACAAGCCTGTGCAGGTTGCCTCCTTGGCTCACAGGAGGGATACGTTGCAGAGCGCCTCAGGATGTACAGAAGTGTAGTATAGTTGTGGGAAAGGTGGACCTGGATTTTTGCTCCTTTTCTCTGGGTGTTACAGTACGTTTCAGTTTATAGCCATTGAgtacatacaattaaaaaaaaaattccctcatgcaaattgtagaaaaaattttctttccttgaagctggcagtgaaaaataaagattcatgtctttttctttgtGCACACCCCTACGTGTTTCTTCTTCATGTCAGATTCTTCTCTAAGCATTAAGAGAAATAGGGG is part of the Balaenoptera musculus isolate JJ_BM4_2016_0621 chromosome 1, mBalMus1.pri.v3, whole genome shotgun sequence genome and encodes:
- the PSMB4 gene encoding proteasome subunit beta type-4; translated protein: MEALLESRCGLWAGIPAPGQFYRIPPTPGSSVDPASALYGGPITRTQNPMVTGTSVLGVKFEGGVVIAADMLGSYGSLARFRNISRIMRVNNSTMLGASGDYADFQYLKQVLGQMVIDEELLGDGHSYSPKAIHSWLTRATYSRRSKMNPLWNTMVIGGYADGESFLGYVDMLGVAYEAPSVATGYGAYLAQPLLREVLEKKPVLSQTEAQELVERCMRVLYYRDARSYNRFQIATVTEKGVEIEGPLSAETSWDIAHMISGFE